Proteins from a genomic interval of Pseudomonas paeninsulae:
- a CDS encoding amino acid aminotransferase, which yields MSHFAQIARVPGDPILGLMEAYRADRNPAKLDLGVGVYKDAQGLTPVPRAVKLAEQRLVDSETSKSYIGGHGDALFCSHLTKLVLGADSHLLEHQRAAASQTPGGTGALRLAADFLRHCLPGRGIWLSDPTWPIHETIFAEAGLRVGHYPYVGADNRLNVEAMIAALSHLPQGDVVLLHACCHNPTGFDLGQDDWRRVLEVVKARELLPLIDFAYQGFGDGLEQDAWAVRRFAAELPELLITSSCSKNFGLYRERTGALLVCSADAEKLLDVRSQLASIARNLWSTPPAHGAAVVATILADVELKALWSNELESMRQRVVSLRHGLIEALQPYGLAERFAHIAVQRGMFSYTGLSPQQVQRLRAEYSVYLVGSGRANVAGLDSERLDALAQAIARVCSS from the coding sequence GTGAGCCATTTCGCCCAGATTGCACGGGTGCCTGGCGACCCGATTCTCGGCCTGATGGAGGCGTATCGCGCCGACCGCAACCCGGCCAAGCTCGACCTCGGCGTGGGCGTGTACAAGGACGCCCAGGGCCTGACGCCGGTTCCGCGAGCGGTAAAGCTGGCCGAGCAGCGCCTGGTCGACAGCGAAACCAGCAAGAGCTATATCGGTGGCCACGGCGATGCCTTGTTTTGCAGCCACCTGACCAAGCTGGTGCTCGGCGCCGACAGCCACCTGCTGGAACATCAGCGCGCGGCGGCCAGCCAGACACCCGGCGGCACCGGTGCCCTGCGCCTGGCTGCAGACTTTCTCCGCCACTGCCTGCCGGGTCGCGGTATCTGGCTGAGCGATCCGACCTGGCCGATCCATGAAACCATCTTTGCCGAGGCAGGGCTGCGCGTCGGACACTATCCTTATGTCGGCGCCGACAACCGGCTCAACGTCGAGGCGATGATCGCCGCGCTCAGCCACTTGCCTCAAGGCGATGTGGTGCTGCTGCACGCCTGTTGCCATAACCCGACCGGTTTCGACCTCGGCCAGGATGACTGGCGCCGCGTGCTGGAGGTGGTCAAGGCGCGCGAGCTGCTGCCGCTGATCGACTTCGCCTACCAGGGCTTCGGCGACGGCCTGGAGCAGGACGCCTGGGCCGTGCGCCGGTTCGCTGCCGAGCTGCCCGAGTTGCTGATCACCAGTTCCTGCTCGAAGAACTTCGGCCTCTACCGCGAGCGCACCGGCGCCCTGCTGGTTTGTAGCGCCGACGCGGAAAAACTGTTGGATGTGCGCAGCCAACTGGCCTCCATCGCCCGCAACCTGTGGTCGACGCCACCGGCCCACGGCGCGGCCGTGGTCGCCACCATCCTCGCTGATGTCGAGCTCAAGGCCCTGTGGAGCAACGAGTTGGAAAGCATGCGCCAACGGGTGGTCAGCCTGCGTCATGGTCTGATCGAGGCCTTGCAGCCCTATGGCCTGGCCGAGCGCTTCGCCCATATTGCCGTGCAACGCGGGATGTTCTCCTACACCGGCTTGTCGCCCCAGCAGGTGCAGCGCCTGCGTGCGGAGTACAGCGTGTATCTGGTCGGCAGCGGCAGGGCCAACGTCGCCGGTTTGGATAGCGAACGCCTGGATGCCTTGGCCCAGGCAATCGCCCGAGTGTGCTCAAGCTAA
- a CDS encoding 4a-hydroxytetrahydrobiopterin dehydratase yields MSLAQAQCEACRADAPKVSDEELAELIREIPDWNIEVRDDHMELERVFLFKNFRHALAFTNAVGAIAEEVGHHPALLTEWGKVTVTWWSHEMRGLHRNDFIMAARTDVLAGNAEGRK; encoded by the coding sequence ATGAGCCTTGCCCAAGCCCAATGCGAAGCCTGCCGCGCCGACGCCCCGAAAGTCTCGGACGAGGAGCTGGCCGAGCTGATCCGCGAGATCCCCGACTGGAACATCGAAGTCCGTGACGACCACATGGAGCTGGAGCGGGTGTTTCTGTTCAAGAACTTCCGCCATGCCCTGGCATTCACCAACGCGGTCGGCGCCATCGCCGAGGAAGTCGGCCACCACCCAGCCCTGCTCACCGAGTGGGGCAAGGTCACCGTGACCTGGTGGAGCCACGAAATGCGCGGCCTGCACCGCAACGACTTCATCATGGCCGCGCGCACCGATGTGCTCGCCGGCAACGCCGAGGGCCGCAAGTGA
- the ggpS gene encoding glucosylglycerol-phosphate synthase has protein sequence MLLATDLDGTFLAGDPEDRLSLYQIIAAHPEIQLAYVTGRSLESVLPLLADPTLPQPDFIISDVGASFTHGDTLQPIQPLQSMVDALWPGESQVASAIEGFALERQDVPQMRRCSYFCTPEEAANPALLAAAQSLGCDLLYSAERFLDFLPQGVNKGSSLQALVDWLELDNDQVLAAGDSFNDLSMLNGDFNSVCVGDSEADLLQATETHSRTLHASRSGCGGILQAFAHFGYLGEHGIAAERRIAAAPGKSELVMVYHRLPYEEHRVDGKLQRRRPTSPNGIIPTLLSFFGDGRPGSWVAWAVHEEGDETFDIHTTVDAERYPKLKAARVKLSKEEVDIFYKRFSKEAFWPTLHTFWERATFNEDDWQVFLKVNRAFAERTALEAAEGAIVWLHDYNLWMVPGYLRELRPDLRIAFFHHTYFPSADVFNVLPWRKQIIGSLLQCDYIGFHIPRQVENFVDVARGVTPLQTVSRQNCAPRFITYGCAVGLERMTTAVDTGSRIVKLGAHPVGLDMGRISSALAQPKIQEQMANLRKELSGLKLILSVERLDYTKGILEKLKAFERLLEDNPELLGKVTLVSICVPAASEMTIYDELQAQIEQAVGRINGRFAHIGWTPVQFFFRSFPFDQVVAWYAMADVMWITPLRDGLNLVAKEFVATQGLLEGHGVLALSEFAGAAAELKGALLTNPHDTADLAQVCYLALNMPKTEAQARLRELFDIVNYNDIRRWGDEFLAGVAEPAEQPQAVLTLTG, from the coding sequence ATGTTACTTGCCACCGATCTCGATGGAACCTTTCTCGCCGGTGACCCCGAGGATCGTTTAAGCCTTTATCAAATCATCGCCGCCCACCCGGAAATCCAACTGGCCTACGTCACCGGCCGCAGCCTGGAGTCGGTACTGCCCCTGCTGGCCGACCCAACCCTGCCACAGCCGGACTTCATCATCTCCGATGTCGGCGCCAGCTTTACTCACGGCGACACCCTGCAGCCAATCCAGCCGCTGCAAAGCATGGTCGATGCGCTCTGGCCCGGCGAGAGCCAGGTTGCCAGTGCCATCGAAGGCTTCGCTCTGGAGCGCCAGGACGTGCCGCAGATGCGCCGTTGTTCCTACTTCTGCACGCCGGAAGAGGCCGCCAATCCGGCCCTGCTTGCCGCCGCCCAATCGCTCGGCTGCGACCTGCTCTATTCGGCCGAACGCTTTCTCGACTTCCTGCCTCAGGGCGTCAACAAAGGCAGCAGCCTGCAAGCCCTGGTTGACTGGCTGGAGCTGGACAATGATCAGGTGCTGGCCGCTGGCGACAGCTTCAACGACCTGAGCATGCTCAACGGTGACTTCAACAGTGTCTGCGTCGGCGATTCGGAAGCCGATCTGCTGCAAGCTACCGAGACGCACTCGCGCACGCTGCACGCCAGCCGCTCCGGTTGCGGCGGAATTCTCCAGGCGTTCGCCCACTTCGGTTACCTCGGCGAGCACGGTATCGCCGCCGAACGGCGTATCGCCGCCGCACCCGGCAAGTCGGAGTTGGTGATGGTCTACCACCGCCTGCCCTATGAAGAACACCGCGTCGACGGCAAACTGCAACGCCGCCGCCCGACCTCGCCGAACGGCATCATCCCCACCCTGCTGAGTTTTTTCGGCGACGGTCGCCCTGGCTCCTGGGTCGCCTGGGCCGTGCATGAGGAAGGTGATGAAACCTTCGACATCCACACCACCGTAGACGCCGAGCGCTACCCCAAGCTCAAGGCCGCCAGGGTCAAACTGAGCAAGGAAGAGGTCGACATCTTCTACAAGCGCTTCTCCAAGGAAGCCTTCTGGCCGACCCTGCACACCTTCTGGGAACGCGCCACCTTCAACGAAGACGACTGGCAGGTGTTCCTCAAGGTCAACCGCGCCTTCGCCGAGCGCACTGCACTGGAAGCCGCCGAAGGGGCCATCGTCTGGCTACATGACTACAACCTGTGGATGGTGCCCGGCTATCTGCGCGAGTTGCGCCCGGATCTGCGCATCGCCTTCTTCCACCACACCTATTTCCCCTCGGCGGACGTGTTCAACGTACTACCGTGGCGCAAGCAGATCATCGGCAGCCTGCTGCAATGCGATTACATCGGCTTTCACATCCCGCGTCAGGTGGAGAACTTCGTCGACGTGGCACGCGGCGTGACTCCGCTGCAAACCGTTAGCCGGCAGAATTGCGCCCCGCGCTTCATCACCTATGGCTGCGCCGTGGGCCTGGAGCGCATGACCACCGCCGTCGACACCGGCAGTCGCATCGTCAAACTAGGCGCACACCCGGTCGGCCTGGATATGGGGCGGATCAGCAGCGCCCTGGCGCAACCGAAGATTCAGGAGCAGATGGCCAACCTGCGCAAAGAACTCAGCGGCCTGAAACTGATCCTATCGGTGGAACGCCTCGACTACACCAAGGGCATCCTGGAAAAACTCAAGGCCTTCGAGCGCCTGCTGGAGGACAACCCGGAGCTGCTGGGTAAGGTCACCCTGGTCAGCATCTGCGTACCGGCTGCCAGTGAAATGACCATTTATGACGAACTGCAAGCGCAGATCGAGCAAGCCGTAGGCCGCATCAACGGACGCTTCGCCCACATCGGCTGGACCCCAGTACAGTTCTTCTTCCGCAGTTTCCCGTTCGATCAAGTGGTGGCCTGGTACGCCATGGCCGACGTAATGTGGATCACCCCACTGCGCGACGGCCTCAACCTGGTGGCCAAGGAGTTCGTCGCCACCCAGGGCCTGCTCGAAGGCCATGGTGTGCTGGCACTCTCGGAGTTCGCTGGCGCCGCCGCCGAGCTCAAGGGCGCGCTGCTGACCAATCCGCACGACACCGCGGATCTGGCGCAAGTCTGCTACCTGGCGCTGAACATGCCCAAGACCGAAGCTCAGGCGCGCCTGCGCGAACTGTTCGATATCGTCAACTACAACGACATCCGTCGCTGGGGCGATGAATTCCTCGCCGGCGTAGCCGAACCGGCTGAACAGCCACAAGCAGTGCTGACGCTGACCGGCTAA
- a CDS encoding MFS transporter, which yields MWSLIAPISSLLGGVALLLLGNGLLNTLLTLRGVAEGYSTGMLGLIMSGYFVGFLLGTWLAIPLVRRVGHIRVFAFCAALAAITALLHVLIINPWVWLGLRVLYGLALVGLYMVIESWLNAQVPDGKRGQVFALYMVVNLGALAAAQQLLNLADPSEFTLFVLAAILISMALMPITLTRQIQPSVPETLHTNLRQIVSIAPVAIAAAGLSGLALSAFWAMAPVYASLNGFDATGVGLLMSTAILGGALLQWPIGIYSDKHDRRLVLFWVVALSVAVALLMSVLPAGRLLLGLIFVWGGLAFAIYPIAVAQLIDQLHPDEILAGSSSLLMVNGIGSVCGPLLAGLLMQHLGAQALPLYFAATLGVLAAYTFYRLRHVTDLVSEPHAHFMPMLRTSHTVLELMPDAPPSHDVSEEPTTESEQEQTN from the coding sequence ATGTGGTCCCTGATTGCCCCTATCAGCTCATTGCTCGGTGGGGTTGCTTTACTCCTCCTCGGCAATGGCCTGCTCAACACCCTACTGACCCTGCGTGGCGTCGCCGAAGGCTACTCCACCGGGATGCTCGGACTGATCATGTCCGGGTACTTCGTCGGTTTTCTCCTTGGCACCTGGCTAGCGATTCCGCTGGTTCGTCGCGTTGGGCATATTCGTGTGTTTGCCTTTTGTGCCGCGCTGGCGGCCATCACCGCGCTACTCCATGTCCTGATCATCAACCCCTGGGTCTGGCTGGGTTTGCGCGTGCTCTATGGCCTGGCGCTGGTCGGCCTGTACATGGTGATCGAGAGCTGGCTCAACGCTCAGGTGCCCGACGGCAAGCGCGGCCAGGTGTTCGCCCTGTATATGGTGGTGAATCTCGGCGCGCTGGCGGCGGCGCAGCAACTGCTCAACCTGGCCGACCCCAGCGAATTCACACTCTTCGTGCTCGCCGCCATTTTGATCAGCATGGCGCTGATGCCAATCACCCTGACCCGCCAGATTCAGCCCAGCGTCCCTGAAACCCTGCACACCAACCTGCGCCAGATCGTCAGTATCGCACCTGTGGCAATTGCAGCCGCGGGGCTATCTGGCCTGGCCTTGAGCGCGTTCTGGGCCATGGCCCCGGTGTATGCCAGCCTCAACGGCTTCGATGCCACCGGCGTTGGCCTGTTGATGAGCACTGCGATTCTCGGCGGCGCCTTACTGCAATGGCCGATCGGTATTTATTCCGACAAGCATGACCGCCGCCTGGTGCTTTTCTGGGTAGTGGCGCTATCGGTAGCCGTGGCCCTGCTGATGAGCGTATTGCCGGCCGGACGCCTGTTGCTTGGACTGATCTTCGTCTGGGGCGGCCTGGCCTTCGCCATTTACCCGATCGCTGTGGCGCAGCTGATCGACCAGTTGCACCCCGATGAAATTCTCGCCGGATCCAGCAGTCTACTGATGGTTAATGGTATTGGTTCTGTCTGTGGGCCACTACTGGCCGGCTTGCTCATGCAGCACCTGGGTGCCCAGGCGCTGCCACTGTACTTCGCCGCCACCCTCGGCGTGCTCGCGGCTTATACCTTCTACCGCTTGCGCCACGTCACTGACTTGGTCAGCGAGCCGCATGCGCACTTCATGCCGATGCTGCGCACCAGCCATACCGTGCTGGAACTGATGCCCGACGCACCGCCGTCGCACGACGTCAGCGAGGAGCCCACCACCGAATCAGAGCAGGAGCAGACCAACTAG
- a CDS encoding DUF2254 domain-containing protein, which yields MVHPANLFFRTYHRVTHSLAFFPTLIAVGFLLLCILNMAIEYQPWLMALKQRFDFGLVRNPDNARLILGTLVGGILTLMVFSFSMVMVVLNNASASLSPRVIPGLISSKSHQKTLGFYLGTILYALLLITTIEQTEQYQAPSLGVLITLGLAIACLGLFVHFIRSISQSIQVEYILNNLYATTLEKLTSRVDKLLDTGVLPAWPADQGWVVVNAQRSGYFKTLNIHTLNRLLVDNDLRMTVLIHRGFFVMPGHPLLKLERKVDDELCQQLLDCFDFFVEQYASTHYVFGCQQISEIAVKALSPGINDPCTAITAIDMLSVLFCKRLQLPDLDCAPLTDEAPRVFFFELSLDQLLQQIFGPIRTYGSSDPQVLTNLLEAFKNLMFQNPRAHHQAELITHARSVVETADRHIAIRRDREELNDMIERFNKVAGLSPPALAPLQLEQR from the coding sequence GTGGTCCACCCAGCCAACCTGTTCTTTCGCACCTACCACCGCGTCACTCACAGCCTGGCGTTCTTCCCCACGCTGATAGCCGTGGGGTTCTTACTGCTGTGCATATTGAACATGGCCATTGAATACCAGCCCTGGCTGATGGCGCTCAAACAGCGGTTCGACTTCGGCCTGGTGCGCAACCCCGACAATGCCCGGTTGATTCTCGGCACCCTGGTCGGCGGCATCCTGACATTGATGGTGTTCAGCTTTTCGATGGTCATGGTGGTGCTCAATAATGCCTCTGCATCCCTATCGCCACGGGTAATCCCAGGCCTGATCAGCAGCAAGAGTCACCAGAAGACTCTGGGCTTTTACCTCGGCACCATCCTCTACGCCCTGCTGTTGATCACCACCATCGAGCAGACCGAGCAATATCAGGCCCCCAGCCTAGGCGTGCTGATTACGCTGGGGCTGGCTATCGCCTGCCTGGGTCTGTTCGTGCACTTCATCCGCTCCATCTCGCAATCGATCCAAGTCGAATACATCCTCAACAACCTCTACGCCACCACCCTGGAGAAGCTCACCAGCCGCGTGGACAAACTGCTCGACACCGGCGTGCTGCCTGCCTGGCCGGCAGACCAAGGGTGGGTGGTGGTCAATGCGCAACGCAGCGGTTATTTCAAGACGCTCAATATCCACACCCTCAACCGGCTGCTGGTAGACAATGACCTGCGCATGACCGTGCTGATCCATCGCGGCTTTTTCGTCATGCCCGGCCACCCGCTGCTCAAACTCGAGCGCAAAGTTGACGACGAACTGTGCCAGCAACTGCTCGATTGCTTCGACTTCTTCGTCGAGCAATACGCCAGCACGCATTACGTATTTGGCTGCCAGCAAATTTCCGAAATTGCCGTGAAAGCCCTGAGTCCCGGCATCAACGATCCATGCACCGCCATTACCGCTATCGACATGCTCAGCGTGCTGTTCTGCAAGCGCCTGCAGTTGCCCGACCTGGACTGCGCGCCGCTGACGGACGAAGCCCCCCGTGTATTTTTCTTCGAACTATCGCTGGACCAACTGCTCCAGCAGATTTTCGGCCCGATACGCACCTATGGCAGCAGCGACCCCCAGGTACTGACCAACCTGCTAGAGGCGTTCAAGAACCTGATGTTTCAAAACCCTCGCGCCCACCACCAAGCCGAGCTGATCACGCACGCACGCAGTGTCGTGGAAACAGCCGACCGGCATATTGCCATTCGACGCGACCGTGAGGAGTTGAATGACATGATCGAACGCTTCAACAAGGTCGCCGGGCTCTCACCGCCAGCGCTAGCGCCGCTGCAGCTCGAGCAACGCTGA
- a CDS encoding sigma-54-dependent transcriptional regulator encodes MRIKIHCQNRIGILRDILNLLVEYGINVARGEVGGEQGNAIYMLCPNLINLQFQALRPKLEAIPGVFGVKRVGLMPSERRHLELNALLGALEFPVLSIDMGGSIVAANRAAAQLLGVRVDEVPGIALSRYAEDFDLPELVRANKSRINGLRVKVKGDVFLADIAPLQTEHDESDALAGAVLTLHRADRVGERIYHVRKQELRGFDSIFQSSRVMAAVVREARRMAPLDAPLLIEGETGTGKELLARACHLASPRGQSPFMALNCAGLPESMAETELFGYGPGAFEGARPEGKLGLLELTAGGTLFLDGVGEMSPRLQAKLLRFLQDGGFRRVGSDEEVYLDVRVVCATQVDLSELCAKGEFRQDLYHRLNVLSLHIPPLRECLDGLAPLVEHFLDSASRQIGCPLPKLAPQVLDKLGHYHWPGNVRQLENVLFQAVSLCEGGTVKLDHIRLPDYGAPQPLGAFSLEGGLDDILGRFEKAVLERLYHEHPSSRQLGKRLGVSHTTIANKLRQHGLGKE; translated from the coding sequence ATGCGTATCAAGATTCACTGTCAAAACCGGATCGGTATTCTGCGCGACATCCTCAACCTGCTGGTTGAGTACGGCATCAACGTCGCCCGTGGCGAGGTCGGCGGTGAGCAGGGCAACGCCATCTATATGCTCTGCCCGAATCTGATCAACCTGCAGTTCCAGGCCCTGCGGCCGAAGCTGGAGGCGATCCCCGGGGTCTTCGGGGTCAAGCGCGTCGGCCTGATGCCCAGCGAGCGCCGTCATCTGGAATTGAACGCCTTGCTCGGCGCCCTGGAGTTTCCGGTGCTGTCGATCGACATGGGCGGTTCGATAGTGGCGGCCAACCGCGCGGCCGCGCAGTTGCTTGGCGTGCGCGTGGATGAGGTGCCGGGGATTGCGCTGTCGCGTTACGCCGAAGATTTCGACCTGCCTGAGTTGGTGCGGGCCAACAAGTCGCGGATCAATGGCCTGCGGGTCAAGGTCAAGGGCGATGTGTTCCTCGCCGACATCGCGCCCTTGCAGACCGAACACGACGAGAGCGATGCCCTGGCCGGTGCGGTGCTCACCCTGCACCGGGCGGATCGGGTCGGCGAGCGCATCTACCATGTGCGCAAGCAGGAACTGCGCGGCTTCGACAGCATCTTCCAGAGTTCCAGGGTGATGGCTGCGGTGGTGCGCGAGGCGCGGCGCATGGCGCCGCTGGATGCGCCGCTGCTGATCGAGGGCGAGACCGGCACCGGCAAGGAACTGCTGGCGCGCGCCTGCCACCTGGCCAGCCCGCGCGGACAGTCGCCGTTCATGGCGTTGAATTGTGCAGGACTGCCGGAATCCATGGCCGAGACCGAGCTGTTCGGCTATGGCCCCGGCGCCTTCGAGGGCGCGCGGCCGGAGGGCAAGCTCGGCCTGCTGGAATTGACGGCCGGCGGCACGCTGTTCCTCGATGGCGTCGGCGAGATGAGCCCGCGCCTGCAGGCCAAGTTGCTGCGTTTCTTGCAGGACGGCGGCTTCCGCCGGGTCGGCAGCGACGAGGAGGTGTACCTGGACGTGCGGGTGGTCTGCGCCACCCAGGTCGATCTGTCCGAGCTGTGCGCCAAGGGCGAATTCCGCCAGGACCTCTACCATCGGCTCAACGTGCTCAGCCTGCATATCCCGCCGCTGCGCGAATGCCTGGACGGGTTGGCACCGCTGGTCGAGCACTTCCTCGATTCGGCCAGCCGGCAGATCGGTTGCCCGTTGCCCAAGCTGGCCCCGCAGGTGCTGGACAAGCTCGGCCACTATCATTGGCCAGGCAATGTGCGCCAGTTGGAAAACGTACTATTCCAGGCGGTGTCGCTGTGCGAGGGCGGTACGGTCAAGCTCGACCATATCCGCCTGCCGGACTACGGCGCACCGCAGCCGTTGGGCGCGTTCTCGCTGGAAGGCGGCCTGGATGACATCCTTGGGCGCTTCGAGAAGGCCGTGTTGGAGCGGCTGTATCATGAACATCCGAGCAGCCGGCAACTGGGCAAGCGCCTCGGCGTATCGCACACCACCATCGCCAACAAACTGCGTCAGCACGGGTTGGGCAAGGAGTAG
- the phhA gene encoding phenylalanine 4-monooxygenase: MKSTQYVARQPDESGFIHYGEAEHQVWNTLITRQLKVIEGRACQEYLDGIEQLGLPHERIPQLDEVNRVLQAATGWRVARVPALIPFQTFFELLASQQFPVATFIRSPKELDYLQEPDIFHEIFGHCPLLTNPWFAEFTHTYGKLGLKATKEQRVYLARLYWLTIEFGLVDTSQGRRIYGGGILSSPKEAVYSLSGEPEHLPFDPIEAMRTPYRIDILQPLYYVLPELKHLFELAHQDIMGMVQQAMQMGLHAPKFPPKAA; encoded by the coding sequence ATGAAGAGCACGCAGTATGTGGCTCGGCAACCGGATGAAAGCGGTTTTATCCACTACGGCGAAGCCGAGCATCAGGTGTGGAACACCCTGATCACCCGGCAACTCAAGGTGATCGAAGGCCGTGCTTGTCAGGAGTATCTGGACGGCATCGAGCAACTCGGCCTGCCCCATGAGCGTATCCCACAGCTCGATGAAGTGAATCGGGTGTTGCAAGCCGCCACCGGCTGGCGCGTCGCCCGGGTGCCGGCGCTGATTCCGTTCCAGACCTTCTTCGAACTGTTGGCCAGCCAGCAATTCCCGGTCGCCACCTTTATCCGCAGCCCCAAGGAACTGGACTACCTGCAGGAGCCTGACATCTTTCACGAGATCTTCGGCCACTGCCCGTTGCTGACCAACCCCTGGTTCGCCGAGTTCACCCACACCTACGGCAAGCTCGGCCTCAAGGCCACAAAAGAACAGCGCGTCTACCTCGCTCGCTTGTACTGGCTGACCATCGAGTTCGGCCTGGTCGACACCAGCCAGGGTCGCCGGATCTATGGCGGCGGCATCCTCTCCTCGCCGAAAGAAGCCGTCTACAGCCTGTCCGGGGAACCCGAGCACCTGCCATTCGATCCGATCGAGGCCATGCGCACGCCTTACCGCATCGACATCCTGCAACCGCTGTACTACGTCTTGCCGGAACTCAAGCATCTGTTCGAACTGGCTCACCAGGACATCATGGGCATGGTCCAGCAGGCCATGCAGATGGGCCTGCACGCGCCGAAATTTCCGCCGAAAGCGGCGTAG
- the acs gene encoding acetate--CoA ligase — MSAASLYPVRPEVAAQSFTDEATYKAMYQQSVINPDGFWREQAQRLDWIKPFTKVKQTSFDDHHVDIKWFADGTLNVSYNCLDRHLEEHGDRVAIIWEGDDPSEHKHITYRELHEQVCKLANALRGQDVHRGDVVTIYMPMIPEAVVAMLACARIGAIHSVVFGGFSPEALAGRIIDCKSKVVITADEGLRGGKSIPLKENVDDALTNPETASVQKVIVCRRTGGEIKWNQHRDIWYEDLMQVAGSVCAPKEMGAEEALFILYTSGSTGKPKGVLHTTGGYLLYAAMTHERVFDYKPGEVFWCTADIGWVTGHSYNVYGPLANAATIVLFEGVPNYPDISRVAKIIDKHQVNILYTAPTAIRAMMAQGQAAVEGFDGSSLRLLGSVGEPINPEAWHWYYETVGQSRCPIVDTWWQTETGATLMTPLPGAHDLKPGSAARPFFGVQPGLVDNMGNLLEGVAEGNLVIIDSWPGQARTLYGDHDRFVDTYFKTFKGMYFTGDGARRDEDGYYWITGRVDDVLNVSGHRMGTAEIESAVVAHPKVAEAAVVGVPHDIKGQGIYVYVTLNGGQEPSEQLRQELKNWVRKEIGPIASPDVIQWAPGLPKTRSGKIMRRILRKIATGEYDALGDISTLADPGVVQHLIDTHRDMQVA; from the coding sequence ATGAGTGCTGCGTCCCTCTATCCCGTACGCCCAGAGGTGGCGGCTCAGTCGTTTACCGACGAAGCCACCTACAAAGCCATGTATCAGCAGTCGGTGATCAACCCCGACGGCTTCTGGCGTGAGCAGGCCCAGCGGCTGGACTGGATCAAGCCGTTCACCAAGGTCAAGCAGACCTCCTTCGATGACCATCACGTCGATATCAAGTGGTTCGCCGACGGCACTCTCAACGTTTCCTACAACTGCCTGGACCGTCACCTGGAAGAGCATGGCGATCGGGTGGCAATCATCTGGGAGGGCGATGATCCTTCCGAGCACAAGCACATCACTTACCGCGAGTTGCATGAGCAGGTGTGCAAGCTTGCTAACGCCCTGCGCGGCCAGGACGTGCACCGTGGCGACGTGGTGACCATCTACATGCCGATGATCCCGGAAGCAGTGGTGGCCATGCTTGCTTGTGCACGTATTGGCGCCATCCACTCGGTGGTGTTCGGCGGCTTCTCTCCCGAGGCGCTGGCTGGGCGGATCATCGACTGCAAGTCCAAGGTGGTGATCACCGCCGACGAAGGCCTGCGCGGCGGCAAGAGCATTCCGCTGAAGGAGAATGTCGACGACGCCTTGACCAATCCGGAAACCGCCAGCGTGCAGAAGGTTATCGTCTGCCGGCGCACCGGTGGCGAGATCAAGTGGAACCAGCACCGCGACATCTGGTACGAAGACCTGATGCAGGTCGCCGGCAGTGTCTGTGCACCTAAGGAAATGGGCGCCGAGGAGGCGCTGTTCATCCTTTATACCTCCGGTTCCACCGGCAAGCCCAAGGGCGTGCTGCACACCACCGGGGGTTACCTGTTGTATGCCGCGATGACCCATGAGCGGGTGTTCGACTACAAGCCGGGTGAGGTGTTCTGGTGCACTGCCGACATCGGCTGGGTTACCGGTCACAGCTACAACGTCTACGGGCCGCTGGCCAACGCCGCCACTATCGTGCTGTTCGAGGGTGTGCCGAACTACCCGGACATTAGCCGCGTCGCCAAGATCATCGACAAGCACCAGGTCAATATCCTCTACACCGCACCGACCGCGATCCGCGCCATGATGGCCCAGGGTCAGGCGGCGGTGGAGGGCTTCGACGGTTCCAGCCTGCGCCTGCTCGGTTCGGTGGGCGAGCCGATCAACCCGGAAGCCTGGCATTGGTACTACGAGACCGTCGGCCAGAGTCGCTGCCCGATCGTCGACACCTGGTGGCAGACTGAAACCGGCGCCACCTTGATGACCCCGTTGCCCGGGGCTCATGACCTCAAACCCGGCTCGGCGGCACGGCCGTTCTTCGGCGTGCAGCCGGGCCTGGTAGATAATATGGGTAACCTGTTGGAGGGTGTCGCCGAGGGCAACCTGGTGATCATCGACTCCTGGCCGGGTCAGGCGCGTACCCTGTACGGCGACCACGACCGTTTCGTCGATACCTACTTCAAGACCTTCAAAGGCATGTATTTCACCGGTGACGGTGCTCGCCGTGACGAAGACGGTTACTACTGGATTACCGGTCGGGTGGATGACGTGCTCAATGTCTCCGGTCACCGCATGGGTACCGCCGAAATTGAAAGCGCCGTGGTTGCTCACCCGAAAGTGGCTGAAGCCGCAGTGGTCGGTGTGCCGCACGACATCAAGGGGCAGGGCATCTACGTCTACGTCACCCTTAACGGTGGCCAGGAGCCTTCCGAGCAACTGCGTCAGGAATTGAAGAACTGGGTGCGCAAGGAGATCGGTCCGATCGCCTCGCCGGATGTGATCCAGTGGGCTCCCGGTTTGCCGAAGACTCGCTCGGGCAAGATCATGCGCCGCATCCTGCGCAAGATCGCGACCGGCGAATACGATGCACTCGGCGATATCTCCACGCTGGCCGATCCTGGCGTGGTGCAACACCTCATCGATACTCATCGCGACATGCAGGTCGCCTAA